Proteins encoded together in one Oceanobacillus iheyensis HTE831 window:
- a CDS encoding protein arginine kinase — protein sequence MTLDKFIDQAISPWMREEGPDKDIVMSSRIRLARNFANQTYPILAKEEKLVEIQEFIRDEYANKSFQTYKDLQYVPLTDLSPVEKSVLVEKHLISPHLIKHSDFAATLISENEQVSIMVNEEDHLRIQVYYPGLQLKTALEQSFALDDWLEEKVDYAFDETKGYLTSCPTNVGTGMRASVMMHLPALVLTKQINRLIPAISQFGLVVRGIYGEGSEALGNIFQVSNQITLGKSEQDIVDDLESVVHQLIEHERMARNHILERTGKKLEDRIFRSYGTLAYSRIIDSKEASKCISDVRLGIDLGLIDNTSGNILNELMVLTQPGFLQHYANRSLRPDERDVLRASVIRERLKLEE from the coding sequence ATGACATTAGATAAATTTATTGATCAAGCAATTAGCCCTTGGATGCGCGAAGAAGGTCCTGATAAAGACATCGTAATGAGTAGTCGGATAAGACTTGCAAGAAATTTTGCCAACCAAACTTATCCTATATTAGCTAAGGAAGAAAAATTAGTTGAGATTCAAGAATTTATTCGAGATGAATATGCAAATAAATCTTTTCAAACGTATAAAGATTTGCAGTATGTTCCTTTGACAGATTTATCACCAGTTGAAAAAAGTGTGCTAGTAGAAAAACATTTAATAAGTCCACATTTAATAAAACATTCCGATTTTGCTGCTACATTAATTTCGGAAAATGAGCAAGTCTCTATAATGGTTAATGAGGAAGACCATCTTCGCATACAAGTATATTATCCAGGTCTTCAATTAAAAACAGCTTTAGAGCAATCATTCGCATTAGATGATTGGTTAGAAGAAAAAGTGGATTATGCATTTGATGAGACAAAAGGGTATTTAACAAGTTGTCCAACGAATGTTGGAACAGGAATGAGAGCTTCCGTAATGATGCACTTGCCTGCATTGGTTCTTACCAAACAGATTAATCGTCTAATCCCTGCAATAAGTCAATTTGGGTTAGTCGTTAGAGGTATATATGGAGAGGGAAGCGAAGCGCTCGGAAATATATTTCAAGTTTCTAACCAAATCACCTTAGGTAAATCCGAACAAGATATTGTAGATGATCTAGAAAGTGTCGTTCATCAACTTATTGAGCATGAACGAATGGCACGTAATCATATACTAGAAAGAACAGGGAAAAAGTTAGAGGATCGTATTTTCCGATCGTACGGGACACTAGCATATAGCCGTATTATTGACTCTAAAGAAGCATCTAAGTGTATTTCGGATGTTCGACTTGGAATTGACCTGGGATTGATAGACAACACTTCTGGTAACATTCTGAATGAATTAATGGTTCTAACGCAACCAGGTTTCTTACAACATTATGCGAATCGATCTCTACGGCCAGATGAGCGAGATGTTTTACGTGCATCGGTGATTCGAGAGAGATTGAAGCTAGAAGAGTAA